The following are encoded in a window of Bos indicus isolate NIAB-ARS_2022 breed Sahiwal x Tharparkar chromosome 7, NIAB-ARS_B.indTharparkar_mat_pri_1.0, whole genome shotgun sequence genomic DNA:
- the FNDC9 gene encoding fibronectin type III domain-containing protein 9 — MNIKVGNVSYTGAIISWSSSEPCLEDYYHIMYRPNWNSIFSGYLRYSFHHEEKVPRTISSVVLEHLTPSTLYFLCISCKKILFPYRHYCTMFHTLDKTPLAAGSSLVDPQISLWVLMAILLACFTAVLAFICLQFWCIRCHEPRWSYRAGHMEEANGLVRWPEEAPGLGQGEEGLQGLPLVELPHKNSGEDAEPEAEAAAVEAGQHAPDAGALQREGDGQAVLPRFG, encoded by the coding sequence ATGAACATCAAGGTTGGGAACGTTTCTTATACAGGAGCCATCATTTCCTGGTCGTCCTCGGAGCCCTGCCTGGAGGACTATTACCATATTATGTATAGGCCCAATTGGAACAGCATCTTCTCTGGCTATCTTCGCTACAGCTTTCACCACGAGGAGAAGGTGCCTCGAACAATCAGCTCCGTGGTGCTGGAACACCTCACCCCTTCCACACTCTACTTCCTGTGCATCAGCTGCAAGAAGATTCTCTTCCCCTACAGGCACTACTGCACCATGTTCCACACCCTGGATAAGACTCCACTGGCCGCTGGAAGCTCCCTGGTGGACCCCCAGATCTCGCTCTGGGTGCTGATGGCCATTCTGCTGGCCTGCTTCACGGCAGTCTTAGCCTTCATCTGCCTCCAGTTCTGGTGCATCCGGTGCCACGAACCTCGATGGTCTTACAGAGCCGGCCACATGGAGGAAGCCAATGGGCTGGTGAGATGGCCAGAGGAGGCCCCGGGGCTAGGTCAGGGGGAGGAAGGCCTGCAGGGGCTCCCCCTGGTGGAGCTGCCACACAAAAACTCTGGAGAAGATGCAGAACCAGAAGCTGAAGCTGCAGCAGTGGAAGCTGGCCAGCATGCCCCCGATGCGGGTGCCTTGCAGAGGGAGGGAGATGGTCAGGCTGTATTGCCTCGTTTTGGGTAg